From the genome of Chelonoidis abingdonii isolate Lonesome George chromosome 13, CheloAbing_2.0, whole genome shotgun sequence:
GCTTTGGAAGAGCTCTTTGGTTATTGGTAGCTGCTGGCACAAGCTGTTCATAGCCCTgagagaaaaagcaaagcacagatgctggTCTTTGATCAGGCCTGCTGGGAAAACCACAGCGAATTGAGTGGCCTGAAACCCTAGTGTGGAGGGAGAGGGTCGAGGGTCCCTGTTCAGAGAGAGGTGACGGCTGGAGGCCTGAGACCTAAGGACACATTCTTTGAGCAGACCAcagaggggtcagaggtgcagttaccCCAAGCCTGTGACTCTCTGAACTCACAGACTTGCCTAGGGCACTGCATGAGGACATGGTGTTCACTTCTAACCCGGGGTGCTCTCTTACTGTGAGTCTGACTGCTGAGTTAATGCCACCCCCAGCCACTTGCcaatttaatttccatttttctttgtACATTTCACAGCACAATTCATAGTGGCTGGACCTGACCACCCAGTCACTGCCTCCCTTAGGGGGGAGGCCATCCTGCCCTGCCACCTCTCCCCCAGGATAAGCGCTGAGAACATGGAGGTTAGATGGTTCCGATCCAAGTACTCTGAAGTCGTGCACCTGTACCGTGGTGGGCGGGATCAGTATGGACAGCAGATGCTGGAATATCAAGGAAGAACTGAGCTCTTGAAAGACGACATCACCAATGGGAGAGTTTCCCTGAGAATACGCAATATCCAACCCTCGGACAATGGGCAGTACACGTGTTATTTTCAGTCCAGTGTCTCTTACGAAGAAGCTTTATTGGAACTGCAGGTGGCAGGTCAGTAATTTCTTCTGATACTTTGATGTCTTCAACAGGATAATAAGTGGAGTCTGAGGGTTCATTGTGAGATGACAGCTGACTTTTCTTGTTATGGTGGGTCAGTAGCTCTGCTCTGGTTAAAGTTTGTTCTAGTTCACTGTTTAACAGCTGCTTTTTTCCTAAAGGCTCCAAAATTCACACACATACTCAGATTGTCTTGAAAATTTCTGTGGCTCGTTGGAGTCTGGGGTAGGGTTAGTGGCCTAAATTTGAGGtcattagagcagtggttctccaccagtggtacatgtactcctgggggtacgcagagatcTCCCAGGgcgtacatcagctcatctagatatttgcctagttttacaacaggctacataaaagaCACCAGTAAAGTCAGTatgaactaaaatttcatacaatgacttgtttatattgctctatacactatacactgaaatgtaagtacaatatttatattacaattgatttattttataattatgtggtaaaaatgagaagtcagcaatttttcagtaacagtggctgtgacacttgtatttttatgtctgattttgtaagcaggtagtttttaagggaggtgaaactttgggggtatgcaagacaaatcagacacctGAAAGTTTAAGAGTCGCTGTACTTCTGTTGACACAGCCTACAGACCTTGGCAGTGCAATGAGACACATATGTGATCCCTCTCATCATATCACAGTGACCTGCTCTAACTAACCCCTCCCCCAGTCACTACAGCGACTCCGAACACAGGGAAAGCAGTGGGAGTGCAGGCAGAGCGATGCTGGAATCCAAATCAGGGAAACACAACACCAGCAATGGCATCTTCCTCATGCCTGTGTATTATGGCACCACCCTCACTGAACCACTCCCCGCACCTATTGCCAGCCCCAGGAGGCAGAGTtcagctggcagggctggggctctgtgtgccaTTTCTTTATATCTCTGGGGTTTCAGGAATGTATGTTTAGCTGCTCTCTGCATTTGGAAAGGCACAAGGCCCTGCTGGAAAACTGTAATTCTGCGTTGGGAAGTACTTTGTGGGAATTAATATGTAACTGTAGAGCCCTCATGGCCAAGATAGAGTCTGCTCTGCAGAGTGGCTCTGGCCAAGAACAGGCACACACTGGAGCACAGCAGGCTaactcccttccaccccagagccatCCATTCCAAACCCCACCGGTGTAAATACACACACGCCAGAATAGATCAGTGAGTACAGGAaaggggaaatatttatttacagagagatGAAAGTAGAAAAACAACAGGGGAAAAATATGTGTGCATTGGTAAAACAGGTTACAGTCAATCCAAGGACCCATGGGTCTAGTGGTACCacaataaaaaatgggaaatgccaAGCACAGTACCACAGGGCAGACACCGAGCTCTGTGTCTACACTCAGAATTCAAGAGTCCTGGGCTAAGTTCGCGTGCAGCAGTGAGTCTAGTGTGCTCCTGGTTGTCTTTGACACCAATGAATTTTCCACAGCAAACTCCTccagtgccctctgctgctgctttctgcaaaGCCTCACAGAGCAACAACCTCCCTACTTAACCAGCTAACAGCCTCCTACCTTAATCCCAATgcaaagtcacaagccccagtactttcaaccctgggtgacAGCAAAACTGGGTCTGGCTCTAGTTTGTCCTTCTCAggtgattcctccctggcacagtgcttttcctgtctcccatcctggggtgtccccagccaGCCACCTTGTCCCTTCTGGGCTTTGGGCAGGTTCTCAGTTCCTTCACTAGGTGAGGGCCTCCTCACTGTAGACTTCTTGTCAGGAGGTACAGACACACACGCCCTTTTGCTCTCCCTTTCTCCACTTTCCTTCTCCTGGAACCCCAGCACTTCCTCTGCCCAAGGGGGTCACAAATGAttgtaaaattatctttgcaaCTAAGTGGAAGTAGTGGAAGAATTTAGCATCCCTGCCCACCAGTTAAGCAGTGCACAGTTCCTTCCAATGGTTCTTCTGATCCAATCCTCTttcatttgtttacctgcaagtcCCCAGCTAGCTGGAATCAGTGGGCTGTTTAAAAGGAACAACAACAGAAGCATGGAGGGTTACACAGAATTTTCACATCAGGCCTTTTAACCTCAGTCCTTGTCTGTGGCTTTTGGGCACTTCCTATGAGTCTGTCAGACCAAAGCCGTGTGAGTCACACCCCTGCTAGGCGAGGACTCCATAGCTTGTTGTCTTCTAGTCAAGAATCCCATATGGGGAAGGCTCCAGACACTGGTAGCTTCTTTGTCTCTCTTTGTAGGTTGTTTTCCTTTCTAGGATGGTCCGTGTGAAATTTCCAGCCTAAGCGCCTCTCTGCACACACTCTGACCCTGAAATAATGAAATCTGTTTGAATTCACACTTTTGATTAAGGTACAAGACTCTTGTATCAGATTAAgataattttatttcagtttagctcaTCAATAATAAACTCTCCAATTGTGATCTGGAGTGAGAGGTGTTACCTTAACCCTATATTTCCTTGTTGAGTGTTTGCGTTTCTGTTTTCCTGAATGTATTTCCTGTTTTCTGCTGTTCACATCTTTATTCTGGAAGGCTACAAGGCACTGCCAAGCAACCCAAACTCCCCTATAACAAGGGTTTTTTATTTGCGAATTAATTTAATGTTTGTCTACACATACATGGGCACAGGTTTTGATGAACTAGTGTAAAGCTCTGTGTGGACACTCCTAAAAGCGTTTGGAAAGGGCTTATATTGATTTAGCTTAAGTCAATTCCTTCTTGatttaagagtgtccacacagagatCTGCATTTGAttaactaaaccagtttaactaaagtgGAGCAAATTTGTGCATAGAATGGCCCTgacattaatattaattttactgTCTATCAGATATGAATCTAACCAGATTAACTGACCAGCCACACTCATGGACTCACATTTGATTATTAGTTTAACAGAAAATGGCTTTTCATAACAGTGTAATAAAACTTTTGGCTCTTTACTGGGTACTGTAGGATTATCACAAgttcatttatttcttttgtagGTTTGGGCTCTGATCCTGTCATCTCTTTGGAGGGACATCAGGATGGAGGGATCCGGGTGGTGTGTCGATCATCCAGATGGTACCCAGAGCCCGAGGCTCAGTGGAGAGATCTCCAGGGGAAGATCTTACCATCAGCCTCTAAAGAAATAACCCCAGAGGCAGATGACCTGTTTCAAACAGAGATTACTATTGTTATACCAGAAGAGTCTAACCAGAAAGTGTCCTGCTGTGTCAGGAACCTCCTACTCAACCAGAAGAGAGAGTCAGCGATTTCAGTAGCAGGTCAGTGCCCGTCCGTGCAGCACATGGGTAGACTGAGATGCTGCAGACATGAGCAGAGAGTATTTATCATTGTGTCTCCTGTTCATTGTCCTGAAccttcaaggtgctgagcacatctTGGAAAGTCCTGCGCAACCTCAGTTctctttggatatgtctacactgcaattagacacctgctgGTGGCCCATGCCAGttggctcaggctaaggggctcaGACTAAGAGTCTGTTAAAtgacagtgtagacattcagactcaggctggagaccaggctctaggaccctgtgagggtcccagagctcgggcttcAACCTAAGCccatctacactgccattaaacatccccttagcctgagcccagcACACTAGAGTTAGctggccagctgcgggtgtctaattgcaataTAGACAGAAACTTTGACTCCAGTAGGAGCTGAGGGTGTTTAGCACCTTGCAAGCTGGGACACCATTGGTCACATTTTCATAATAGCTCAGTACAAAGCTGTGATTGGTCAGACCCCCTTGGGACGCCACCTGATGTGTTGGGATGCCAATGAGGCAGTCTATTCTACTGTCCTGGGTCCCCTTTACCTGGTATTGATGGGCCGGGCTTACAAGCCTTTTCCATCtaagcacacaggcagggctaCGTCCTGCTGCAGAACAATACAGACACTGAggtcagctctgggaagactcagcttaagggacttgccacAGCCCCAGGTGTTCATCTCCCTTGGAGTGCAAACCCAAATGTATATGAAATTCAcctcttccctcaatgtggaggaaggtatgtACCCCACCCAGAAATTATATAAACTggattatattataaacaagaaatatgtTTACTAActacaaaagatggattttaagagGTTAAAGaggtagcaaacagaacaaagcagattactaagaaaataaagcaaaacacacaaactaagctaaatttactaaagaaactggttacatatAGCAATTCCTCACTCTTGATAGAGGTTAGTCTTAGGTAGATTCCTTCACAGGCCAGCCATCTTTCCAGCCTGGGTCAAGCAGTTCTTGTTTCCAgatgtttttcagtgtctctttgggtGGATAGGCAGAGGAGAAATGAACTGAAGACTTTGATTGTTTCCATCCTCCACCTTATATAGGATTGcgataaggtgggaatcctttttTTGATtcccccaactcccaatggaAAAGTTCAGCCATCCAAAATGGAGGTTAGTATCAGACGACCAGGTCACCTGACTCTGTAGCATTACAGCATCCATGAGTTAGTGGTATTATGGAGTGTCCGCAGGAAGgccaagccttttcacagtcTATTGTCTTCACTGATTGGTCATCAGCTCTGTCTGGCTTctccactgttgtacctgaagtgttagcagtgggtgTCACTCGAAGTTATATAGTTggaatacagatacatagtcaatattcttaacttcagatacaaaaaagaTGCATGGATGCAAATAGGATAATTACATTCAGTAAATCACAACCTTTTAAATGATACCTTACTTGCATAAAGTACacagttatgtcatatccatatcataagcgtATTTTCAAAAACAATATGAAGTCTAACGTCACATCAGCAATCATCATTCTTCTcagtaagggtgggggagggaattctttttgttcttgtGGTGTAGTGAGGACTGTGTTGGTATTGCAAGTTGTCACTTTAAGAGAGGGGTGTTTGCCAGGTGCTGTTTGCAGGACAGAGGGTTCTGTAAAAATGCAGAATCAGAGCTTGTCTACAGG
Proteins encoded in this window:
- the LOC116838631 gene encoding butyrophilin subfamily 1 member A1-like codes for the protein MMMGKVPLFSPSSSVSSALPSYVAFCLTLQVHRLVSAQFIVAGPDHPVTASLRGEAILPCHLSPRISAENMEVRWFRSKYSEVVHLYRGGRDQYGQQMLEYQGRTELLKDDITNGRVSLRIRNIQPSDNGQYTCYFQSSVSYEEALLELQVAGLGSDPVISLEGHQDGGIRVVCRSSRWYPEPEAQWRDLQGKILPSASKEITPEADDLFQTEITIVIPEESNQKVSCCVRNLLLNQKRESAISVAELFFPRVNPWMVALGVILVLLAVLIVLASYCLWTQHRAKGEVTRGRNLGWRER